Below is a genomic region from Candidatus Binatia bacterium.
AACGCCGAAGCCTGGCCGCCACCTGCGTGGTTGCCGGCAAGACTCTCCAGGGTAGTAAGCGGAATCGCCAGGCTGCGGATGATCCAGAACACGAACGCCGCCATCGCCAGCGCAACTGTCGCGGCGACAAGCAGAAGGCGGTGCTGCAGGCTCGAGTTGGCGGCATCCACCGCGTCGAGCGCGATGCCGGTGCGCACGACGCCGACGAGCTTGCCGTCGCGGCGCACTGCGCGCGCCCAGTACATCATTTCAGTGGAAAGCGTGTCGCTGTGGCGCACCGACGTCCCCGTGCCCTCGGCGATGGCGGCGACGACTTCGGGACGCTGCGAGTGGTTGTCCATCACCGCCGGGTCGTCGTCGGACTCGCCGAGGATGTTCCCGTCCGGCGCGATCAGCGTTACGCGCAGCGACGCGCTCTTGCCGAGCTGCTTGACGACGGGATCGAGCGCCTGGCGGTTTGCGCCGGCGAGGCGGTCACCGACGACGTCCTCGACAAGGGCGGCGCCGGAGGCGAGCCTGGCGCGGACGTCTGCCGCGTGCGTCGCGATCGTCAGCGACGAGGCCTCCCAGCAGATGAAGGCAAGGCCCGCTGCCACCAGCGCGCACAGCGGCAGGGCCACCTGCCAGGCCAGAGGCGAGCGGCCCATCATTCCCTGAATCGATATCCGACTCCGCGGACTGTTTCGATCAGGCCGCCGAAGCCGCCGAGCTTGCGCCGCAGCGCGACGATCTGGACGTCGACGGCGCGCTCGGTGACCGGGTAGTTCTCGCCGCGGATCCCGTCGACGATCTGGTAGCGCGTGAACACCCAGCCCGGCCGCCTCGCCAGGAAGTGCAGGATGCGGAACTCCGTATTGGTGAGCGCGACCTCGTTGCCGTCGGCGCGCACTTCGTGGCGACCGGGGTGGATCTCGATCTCGTGGACTCGCAGCGGCTCTTCTTCGGCCGGAAGGCTGGTGGTGCGGCGCCGCAGCACCGCGTGCACCCGCGCAAGCAGCACCTTGATGCCGAAAGGCTTGGTCACGTAGTCGGCCGCCCCCAGCTCGAGGCCGGCGACGACGTCGGTCTCCTCCCCCCGGGCGGTGACCATGATGATCGGAATCTGGGCAGTGGTGCGGTCGGACTTGAGGGCGCGACAGACTTCGAGTCCATTCATGCCCGGCAGCATGAGATCGAGAAGGAGAAGGTCCGGCTGGCTGCGCCTGGCCGCTTCGAGGCCTTTCTCTCCGGTAGAGGCTACCTGGACTTGGAACTTCTCGGCTTCGAGGTTGTAACGGATCAACTCTGCGATGTCGTCTTCATCTTCGACGACAACAATCGTCTCTCTTGACATATGCGATTCTTGTCTCACACAAGAAGAAGCTTGCAAAGGATTCACAGAAGTCTTTTGTGTGAGTTTTCGGTTAGATGGAACAGGCCGTCCCCACCGCGCGGAGCGCAGTTCGCACCCGCGCGCGGTCGGTTCTAACATCGTTCTCACGTTTTCGGACGACGGAGGTTCGCGCAATGAACGCTTGGCACCATCGCATGCTCCCGGTCGCCCTGCTCGCCGCGGCGCTCGCAGTGCGAGCCCTGCCGGCATCGGCCTGCGACGACGAGGCGAACGCGTGCAGCTGCGGGGCGGCCCACGCCGCCGCCGCAACGGCCCAGCCGGTCGCCGATCACCATGACATGGCTGCCGGTTGCGGCGGGGACCCCGATCATCCGGGCTCCTGCCAGTGTGCCGGTGCGAGCGCTGCCAGCGACAAGCCGCAGGCGGGCGCCGCGGCAGCCGCGCCGAATGCGGACGCGAAGGCGGCGAGCGACGCCGCCAAGGGCCAGGCACATCAGGTCGCGGTGGTCGATCCGGCTACCGGCCAGCTTACCGAGCCTGCCAGCGGCGAAGAGCCTGCCGGCAGCGCACCCGCGCGCGCGGCCGCTGCAAGACCGGAGCAGGTCGCGCAGCCGGGCGGCGGCGTGATGGCGGGGTTTCCCGCGGACCGCGCAGCGAGCGCGGAAGCGACGATCGATTCGAGCGGCGCAGCCCACACGGACTGCGGGCACTGAAGGCCGACCTCCGCCCGTACGCGCTCGCAAGGCTGCAGCGGTCGTGCGACCGACGCAGCAAACTCAGTAGATGATCTTGCCTCCCGTGACTTCCTGCGGAGTCACGATGCGATTGGCAGACTGACGGCGCAGCTCACGCGCTTCCTCGATCATTCGGTCGAGGCCGGCCTGGATCGCGGCGGGGAACTTCTCGATCGCTTCGGCCAGCGTCTTCGCCTCGACCGGTGCGTGAACCGGCACGAGGCCCTGCGGCGTCAGGATCTGCGTTTCCACCGAGAACATCGTCGGGCGGCCGGGATCGTCGCTGCCGTCGGCGCGCACCGGCGTCAGGCGACGCACGGTAGCGACGCGCAGATCCGAGAAGACCTCCTCCCGATAGAGATTGTCGGCATCGACCTTGAGGTCATCGAGCTTGATGGTATCGGCCACGGGTCTGCTCTCCTTCTTGCGCTTCGCGCTTGCGCGCTCGCCAACTTGCGCTTCGCGCTCTCGCGCTCGCCAATCTGCGCTTCGCGCTCTCGCGCTCGCCAGCTTGCGCTTCGCGCCTGCGCGTCGGCGACGACGCCGCCGCGGCAGCACAATGCTACGGGTAGGACAGGCAGCACCCGGAGTCGAGCGGGCCGCGAGACTCAGGAGCGCATGCGGGCCAGCGACGCATAGTCGGGGCTGCCGGCCTGCATCCACTCGCGGTAGAGCTCGAAGAAGTCCGGTCCCATCGGGTCCAGGCCCCGGATCGGCATCGAGCCGCGACGGATCGTCCAGTCGAGCGGTGACAACTCGCCTGCGCGCACGAAGTGCTTTTCGGCGAGTTCCAGGTCGCCTCGCTGGAACAGGTGCCACGCGAGCGCGAACTCGGCGCGAGCGAGCTGCTCGTCTTCGGTGGGAACCACCTGCGCGGCAGCGACCTCGGCGGGCGGCATCGGCAGCTCTCCGCTGCGTACCCAGCGGCGCACGGCATCGAGGTGAGGCCCCGCATCCTTGCCGTGGAAATCCTTGAACAGGTTGCTGCCGTACTCGATCGCCGCAGGACGCACGATGCGTCCTGCCTCGTCGATCCAGATGACCGTCGAAATGTTGATGATGCCGTAGCGGTGCGCGACGACGTGCTCGCTGTCGATGAGCGACGGGTGCGTCGGCGCGGCCCTTTCGATGTAAGGGCGTGCGTCTTCGGGCGAACGGTCGAGCGCGACCGTGATCACCGTGAACTTTTCGTTACCGAGCTCTTCCTGCAGTTGCTGCCAGACCGACAGCTCTTCGCGGCACCCTCACCAGGACGCCCAGGCGATGAGCAGGGCTTTGCGCCCCCGCCAGTCGCCCAGGCTGTGCATGCGGCCGCTCAGATCCGGCAGCGTGAAATCGGGAGCCATGCCGGTGCGCATCGCGGTGCTTCGGTCGTGCGCGGAGTCGCCGAGCGCAGCAGCGCGCGCGTCGACGTCCATCGCGAGCGGCCTGCCGAGAAGCGATGCGAACGCCGCGAGGTCGACGCGTCCGTCGCGTACGAGGCCGGAAGAAGGCGCGACCGGAACACAGATGCCGCCCTGGCAAAGTCCTTCGCTCTTGAGCGCCCAGCCCGTTGCGCGCTCGAGGTCGGGCGCGGCGAGCGTCACGTGGCCGCCTTCGACCACGGCGTCGACTTCGCAGCGCCGGTTTTCATCGATCAGCGTGAAGCTCATGCGCGTTTCTCCCTTTCCATCGGGGCGTCAGGCCGGCTCGCCCGGCGGCCCCCCATTGCGCAGCGGATAGAAAACCCGCGGCTCGCGGTCGCGCTGCATTCCTTTCAGCACGGCATTGTACATGCGACGGAACCTCAGGCGCTCCCAGAAGTCCAGATGCATCATCTCGCCGTACGTGAGCTGGCGCTGCTTCTGCCACATCGAGTGCCAGCCGCTGCCGACGCTGACGACCACCGGCACGTCGACTTCGTTGTACTGGTCTGCCGTGATGTCGACCGTGTGCTGGCCGACGCGCAGCCATACGTGGGACTGCCACGGATCGCCGTTCGGGCCACCTCCGCGCTCGCCGTGGACGAACGTGACCAGCGGAACGTGAAGGTCGGTGACGAGGTAGCGCGCCAGCAGCTGGGAGCTGTGCTTGCAGCAGCCCACGGGAAAGCGCGCCATGATCTTGGCATGGCGACGCAGGCGGGACTTCTCGATCGCGCGACGAAAGTCGAGCGCGATCACCGCCAGTTCATGGGTGGTGCTGGGTGGACGCGTCCTCATCGATTCCCCCGGCGCACGCCGGCCTTCCCTCTGCCGCCGTGCGCCTTGCAGGTTTTTGTAGCGGGTTTGCCGCGCTTTGACCACAGCCCCGGGCGCCGGCAGTGCGAGCGCGCCCGGTGGTGCGACGGCAGCGGGGCCGGCATGCCGCGCTGCGGTGGGCGGCGTCGGCTATCCGGCGCGGTCGGCTGCGCGGGAAACCGGCAGCGAGTCAGAGCTTGGCGGCGCGAAGACGCGGCGACGGCGACGGCTCGGCCGCATCCTGCTCGCCCGCGGTGCCGGCGATGAAGGCTTCGGTCAGCCGGAACGCTTCGTCGTCGGGATGCTGGCGGGGAGGATGCTTGCAGAAGAACGCGGACGGGCCTTCGAGCACTCCGGACCAGCCGCGGTCCAGGGCCAGGCGGCAGCAGCGGATCGCATCGATGGCGACCCCGGCCGAATTCGGCGAATCCTCGACCGAGAGCCTCAGCTCGATGTTCATCGGCACGTCGCCGAACAGGCGGCCCTCGATGCGCAGGAAGCACACCTTGTTGTCGTTCTGCCACGGCACGTAGTCGCTCGGGCCGATGTGGATGCAGTCGTCGGCGAGCCGGTCGGCGGCAACCGACTGCACCGCCTCGGTTTTCGAGATCTTCTTCGACTCGAGGCGGCGGCGGTCGAGCATGTTGAGGAAGTCGGTATTGCCCCCGGTGTTGAGCTGGTAGGTGCGGTCGATGCTCACGCCGCGCCTGGCAAAAAGATCGACGAGGGCGCGGTGCGTGATGGTCGCCCCGAGTTGGGCCTTGATGTCGTCGCCGATCAGCGGAAGACCGGCATCTTCGAATTTCTGGGCCCATGCAGGGTCGCTCGCGATGAAGACGGGCATGTTGTTGACCAGCGCGCAGCCGGCCTCGAGCGCCGCGCTCGCGTAAAAGCGCGTCGCCTCTTCCGATCCCACCGGCAGGTAGTTGACGAGGATCTCGGCGCCGCTGCGCTTGAGCTCTTTTACGACGTCCGAAAGTTCCGGCTCGGGCTCATCGCTGGCTACGAACCGGCGCGCGTCGGGCCATTCGGCCATGTGCGCCGGAAGACCGTCGAGAATTCGCCCCATGCGCACGTGTACGCCGCAGGGCGCGACCTCGGGACAGAAGCGGACGGTGCAGTTGGGCGCGGCAAAAATCGCCTCGGAGACGTCGCATCCCACCTTGCGGCGATCGATGTCGAAGGCGGCAACGACCCGGATGTCGCCGGCCCGATAGCCGCCGATGTCGTGGTGCATCAAACCTGCGCGGTCGGCGGGGCCCCGCCCGTCGTAGTAGTGGATTCCCTGCAACAGGGAGCTGGCGCAGTTGCCGACTCCGACTACCGCGATCTTGATCGAGCCCATCGGACCTCCGCTTCCTGGACGGGAGGAAGGATCAGGGCGGGCACGAGCCCCGCCAAAATGGCGCCATACCGGCGAACCGAGTCTGGGTCTGCCCCCGCCGCTTTTCAACCACGCTGCCGTCCGGGGACCGGGCCGAGGCCAAATCCGCGGTTTTTCTGTAGTGATGGCAGCGCGCCTGTGGCACAGTCACCGCCCAATGAGCACCCCCGCCCCGTCCGCCCGCCGCCCCATCAACTGGCCTACCGTACTTTTCATCGTCGGCACCTCGCTCGGTGCGCTCGCCTGGCCGGTCTACGCGTGGAACTACGGTGTGACCTGGTCCGAAATCATCATGGCGGTGGTCTATTTCTACGGATGCGGGATGTCGATCACGATCGGCTACCACCGCCTGCTGTCGCATCGCACGTTCAAGGCCCATCCGTTCGCCGAGGCGATGCTGCTCGTCATTGGTTCGGCGGCCTGGCAGGGCTCGGCGCTGGAATGGTCGGTGGACCACATCCAGCACCACTCCCACATCGACACCGAGGCCGATCCTTACAATCGCCGCCGCGGATTCTGGTACTCGCACATCGGATGGCTGCTGCGCCGCGAGAGCGGCACGCAGATGTCGCGCATCCCTCCGTTCCTCAAGAACGATCGCCTCGTGATGTTCCAGGATCGCTGGTACGTGCCGATCGCCGTCTTCGTCAGCTTCGTGATTCCGTTCGCGCTGTGCGGCTGGGGCGGCCTGCTGCTGGTCGGCGCCGTGCGCATCGTCGCGCTGCACCACACCACGTGGTTCATCAACTCGTGGGCCCACACTGGAAAGCAGCGGCCGTACGACCCTCAGGTAACGGCGGCCGACAACGGCTTTCTCGCGCTGTTCACGTTCGGCGAGGGCTGGCACAACTACCATCACGCGTTCCCGAACGACTATCGCAACGGCGTGCGCGCCTTCCACTGGGATCCGACCAAGTGGGCGATCTGGACGATGTCCAAGCTCGGCATGGCCCACGACCTCAAGCGCGTAGCGCCGGCGACGATGTGGCGCCGGCGCGTCGAGGCACTGCTGGCGTGGGACGGCTGCCCTCGCACCCGCGCAAATCTCCTCGATGGAACCAGGTCGTCGCTCGAGCGCCTGGCCCGCCGCAGCGAGTCGCGCATCGCCGAGCTTGCCTCGCGCGTGCACGAGACCGCCGCCGCTTCCCAGGCCGATCTTCTCGAGCTTCGCCGCCGCGTGCGCGAGCGCATGGACGGATGGAAGCGTGCGCGTGACCGCCGCAGCCTCTCTCGCGCGCGCCGCATCGAGGAGCTGGTCGAGCAGGTGATGCTCTACCGCGAGCTGCTCGAGCGGCTGTCGGCCGTACCGGCCTTCCAGGCCAGGTAGATCGGCGACGACCACGCCCTCTCCTCGCTCGGCGCGAGGCAATCGTCGTCGAAAGGGGTGCGCCAGTCGCCGTAGCACGGGTTGACGCTCGTGCACGGCCCCTTGTCGCCTGCCTTGCAGCGCAGTCCAGCGGCATTGATCGCCGGCGTCGGCTCCTGGATCGCGCGAACGTAGTACAGCGCGTCGCGCGAGCCCGGCCCGAAGTCGTCGTCGGCGAACTCGCCGACGCAGCCCGACGACTCGCCCGAGCACGGAATCGTCTTCCACGGATCCTCGATGAGGCCGGCGATCGGCTCGCCGGGACGCACCTGCGGGCGGATGCGGACGATCTCCAGGCGCCGGATGACGTGGCGGCGTTCGCCGGGGTTGTAACACTCGCCGCCGCACAGCGACTCGATCCTGTCGGCGCCGAGCCCGGTCGCCGCATAGTCGGGGCAGCCCGGCTTCTGCTCGAAGCTGCCGACCGCGCGCACGCGAAAATGCGGCGTTCCCGACCATGCGACGCTCGCTCCCATCGGTGCGACGGAATTGGCGCCGCGCACCAGGTCGAACCACAACAGGATGCGCTCGCCGCTGGTCGCGTAGACTTCGCGGCGCTGGAGCGCATCCCAGATCGACTGGCGGTTGCGACCCTCGGCGTGCACGGCCACCAGGCCTCCGGTGTAAAAGAACGAGGATCCGCGCTCGTAGTCGAGGATCTGGAAGCGCTGGAAGCGGTTGACCTTCGGATCGATCGCTTCCGATTTCGGGCGCGGCTCGCCGAGCGGCCGCACCCAGTCGTGCCAGAAGTCGCTGCGAGGCCCGAAGGCTTCCGTCATCTGCTGGCGGTGAAACTCCTTGTAGCCGGTGCCGGGCCTGGCGGTGTGGTCGTCGCTCGATGCCACGAAGCCGAACTGGAAACGGCGCAGGCGGTCGGGGTCGGTGAAATCGCTCAGCGCCAGCGCGTACTGCACCGAGCCTCCGGGACGGTGCTCGAACGGAGGATCGAAGCAGTCGAGGCACTGGCCGCAGCCTCCCCAGTCCGCGACATCGGCACCCGAGATCGTCAGGCGTCCCGACGCACCGGCGGCAAGGTAGTTGCGGCGCGCGTCCTCGACTCGCCCGCGGCATTCGGCCGAGTCGGGATTCTCGCAGCGAGCACGGATGATTTCCCCGGCGCGCCAGCAGCACGGCTCGTAACCCGCAGAAGGTTCGGGACAGACGAGGTGCCCTTCGGGGTCCACGCTCGCCTCGCGCCAGGTGCGGTACTGCTCGGCATTGCCGTGGCCCGAATCGATCTCGATGAGCTTCTCGAAACCTTCGTCGTTCTCGGTGCCGCGCAGCGAGCGGTCGATGTAGTAACCTGGCGGCGTGTACATGCCCCAGCTCGTTCCGTGCGGGATCACGGTGGCCACCGATCCCCACTGCCTCAGCTTCGCGAACAGCTCGGCCGGGGTCTTCGCGTAGTCCATGCAGTCTTCGTGCACGTCCTTGACGTCGACGTCGTCGGGACAGGAGTCGACGTCGCGCGTGTCGCTCCAGTACGCCAGGAAATCCTCGTAGCGGCTGCGGTAACGCCAGTCGGCAAGCGGCAGCAGCCAGCGCACCGACAGCGGCAGCTTGTCGCGCATGGCCTGGCCGCTGAAGCCGGCAGCCGCGACGGGGCGCGCCGGGATCTTGTCGTCGTCGAGATCGCGCAGGATCACGTTGCGATG
It encodes:
- a CDS encoding TlpA disulfide reductase family protein, translating into MSFTLIDENRRCEVDAVVEGGHVTLAAPDLERATGWALKSEGLCQGGICVPVAPSSGLVRDGRVDLAAFASLLGRPLAMDVDARAAALGDSAHDRSTAMRTGMAPDFTLPDLSGRMHSLGDWRGRKALLIAWASWUGCREELSVWQQLQEELGNEKFTVITVALDRSPEDARPYIERAAPTHPSLIDSEHVVAHRYGIINISTVIWIDEAGRIVRPAAIEYGSNLFKDFHGKDAGPHLDAVRRWVRSGELPMPPAEVAAAQVVPTEDEQLARAEFALAWHLFQRGDLELAEKHFVRAGELSPLDWTIRRGSMPIRGLDPMGPDFFELYREWMQAGSPDYASLARMRS
- a CDS encoding inositol-3-phosphate synthase, whose product is MGSIKIAVVGVGNCASSLLQGIHYYDGRGPADRAGLMHHDIGGYRAGDIRVVAAFDIDRRKVGCDVSEAIFAAPNCTVRFCPEVAPCGVHVRMGRILDGLPAHMAEWPDARRFVASDEPEPELSDVVKELKRSGAEILVNYLPVGSEEATRFYASAALEAGCALVNNMPVFIASDPAWAQKFEDAGLPLIGDDIKAQLGATITHRALVDLFARRGVSIDRTYQLNTGGNTDFLNMLDRRRLESKKISKTEAVQSVAADRLADDCIHIGPSDYVPWQNDNKVCFLRIEGRLFGDVPMNIELRLSVEDSPNSAGVAIDAIRCCRLALDRGWSGVLEGPSAFFCKHPPRQHPDDEAFRLTEAFIAGTAGEQDAAEPSPSPRLRAAKL
- a CDS encoding response regulator transcription factor, producing MSRETIVVVEDEDDIAELIRYNLEAEKFQVQVASTGEKGLEAARRSQPDLLLLDLMLPGMNGLEVCRALKSDRTTAQIPIIMVTARGEETDVVAGLELGAADYVTKPFGIKVLLARVHAVLRRRTTSLPAEEEPLRVHEIEIHPGRHEVRADGNEVALTNTEFRILHFLARRPGWVFTRYQIVDGIRGENYPVTERAVDVQIVALRRKLGGFGGLIETVRGVGYRFRE
- a CDS encoding DUF3604 domain-containing protein, whose amino-acid sequence is MAAGCGGKSHGPGKIHGEAIPQQVIAAREAAGAKAAAQVAAVLGVKVPDKQILFGDLHVHSTWSSDAYVMSLPLMQGEGTHPVADACDFARYCSALDFWSITDHAETLTPQRWRDTIDSIRKCNAVSGTSHDQDLVSYLGWEWTQIGLTADEHYGHRNVILRDLDDDKIPARPVAAAGFSGQAMRDKLPLSVRWLLPLADWRYRSRYEDFLAYWSDTRDVDSCPDDVDVKDVHEDCMDYAKTPAELFAKLRQWGSVATVIPHGTSWGMYTPPGYYIDRSLRGTENDEGFEKLIEIDSGHGNAEQYRTWREASVDPEGHLVCPEPSAGYEPCCWRAGEIIRARCENPDSAECRGRVEDARRNYLAAGASGRLTISGADVADWGGCGQCLDCFDPPFEHRPGGSVQYALALSDFTDPDRLRRFQFGFVASSDDHTARPGTGYKEFHRQQMTEAFGPRSDFWHDWVRPLGEPRPKSEAIDPKVNRFQRFQILDYERGSSFFYTGGLVAVHAEGRNRQSIWDALQRREVYATSGERILLWFDLVRGANSVAPMGASVAWSGTPHFRVRAVGSFEQKPGCPDYAATGLGADRIESLCGGECYNPGERRHVIRRLEIVRIRPQVRPGEPIAGLIEDPWKTIPCSGESSGCVGEFADDDFGPGSRDALYYVRAIQEPTPAINAAGLRCKAGDKGPCTSVNPCYGDWRTPFDDDCLAPSEERAWSSPIYLAWKAGTADSRSSSSR
- a CDS encoding fatty acid desaturase: MSTPAPSARRPINWPTVLFIVGTSLGALAWPVYAWNYGVTWSEIIMAVVYFYGCGMSITIGYHRLLSHRTFKAHPFAEAMLLVIGSAAWQGSALEWSVDHIQHHSHIDTEADPYNRRRGFWYSHIGWLLRRESGTQMSRIPPFLKNDRLVMFQDRWYVPIAVFVSFVIPFALCGWGGLLLVGAVRIVALHHTTWFINSWAHTGKQRPYDPQVTAADNGFLALFTFGEGWHNYHHAFPNDYRNGVRAFHWDPTKWAIWTMSKLGMAHDLKRVAPATMWRRRVEALLAWDGCPRTRANLLDGTRSSLERLARRSESRIAELASRVHETAAASQADLLELRRRVRERMDGWKRARDRRSLSRARRIEELVEQVMLYRELLERLSAVPAFQAR